A DNA window from Sphingopyxis macrogoltabida contains the following coding sequences:
- a CDS encoding amidohydrolase family protein yields MKRLLATLASALLVLSPAALARAKEGDVIIRHVTVVDVEGAKTIAEQAVVLRGADIVAVGDDAGVAKDWRAARTIEGEGRYLIPGLWDMHVHFGGGPELIEENRALFPLYVANGITTIRDCSGDLADQVLAWRSEIASGSLFGPRLLTSGAKIEGIAPVWKGTIEVGSEADVDAALDQLKNRDKVDFVKITDNTLKPELFLYALRQAKALGLRTSGHIPMALTVEQAVDAGISSIEHLDYAYNAGAKDEAAIAADFAAGRIDRAEANRLLGAGFDRDVAMAAYRDFAAKGVYVTPTLNGSRILDYLDRDDHSKDAGLAYIGPKLRKTYDWRIERAAKADAAAIAARHAHSDAVGEVLPMLAEAGVPIIAGTDAGFLNSFNYPGFGLHDEIDLFTKRGLTPAQALESATRAGPAWFGWLDRYGAVKPGMAADLVLLDQNPLQDIAATRAIDTVVMRGQVHDRAALDKMLADTRAKVAAWKGEAAKP; encoded by the coding sequence ATGAAACGTCTGCTTGCTACCCTTGCGTCCGCGCTGCTCGTTCTTTCTCCCGCTGCGCTTGCGCGGGCGAAGGAAGGCGATGTCATCATTCGCCATGTCACCGTCGTCGATGTCGAGGGCGCGAAGACAATTGCCGAACAGGCGGTGGTGCTGCGCGGCGCCGACATTGTCGCGGTCGGCGACGATGCCGGGGTCGCGAAGGACTGGCGTGCGGCACGGACGATCGAGGGCGAGGGGCGCTATCTCATTCCCGGGCTGTGGGACATGCATGTTCATTTCGGTGGCGGACCCGAACTGATCGAGGAGAACCGGGCGCTGTTCCCGCTCTATGTCGCGAACGGGATTACGACGATCCGCGACTGTTCGGGCGACCTTGCCGATCAGGTGCTCGCATGGCGCAGCGAGATCGCGAGCGGCAGCCTGTTCGGCCCGCGCCTGCTGACCTCGGGCGCGAAGATCGAGGGGATCGCGCCGGTATGGAAGGGGACGATCGAGGTCGGCAGCGAGGCCGATGTCGATGCGGCGCTCGACCAGCTGAAGAACCGCGACAAGGTCGATTTCGTCAAGATTACCGACAATACGCTGAAACCCGAACTGTTCCTCTATGCGCTGCGGCAGGCGAAGGCGCTGGGGCTCCGCACCTCGGGACATATCCCGATGGCGCTGACGGTCGAGCAGGCGGTCGATGCGGGGATCAGTTCGATCGAGCATCTCGACTATGCCTATAATGCGGGAGCGAAGGACGAGGCCGCGATCGCCGCCGACTTTGCGGCAGGGCGGATCGATCGCGCCGAGGCGAACCGGCTCCTCGGTGCGGGGTTCGACCGCGATGTCGCGATGGCCGCCTATCGCGATTTTGCCGCGAAAGGCGTGTATGTCACCCCGACGCTCAACGGCAGCCGCATCCTCGACTATCTCGACCGCGACGATCACAGCAAGGATGCCGGGCTCGCCTATATCGGTCCGAAGCTGCGCAAAACCTATGACTGGCGGATCGAGCGTGCTGCCAAGGCGGACGCGGCGGCGATCGCGGCGCGCCATGCGCACAGCGATGCGGTGGGCGAGGTGCTGCCGATGCTCGCAGAGGCCGGCGTTCCGATCATCGCGGGAACCGATGCCGGCTTCCTGAACAGCTTCAACTATCCGGGCTTCGGGCTGCACGACGAAATCGATCTGTTCACGAAGAGAGGTCTGACCCCGGCGCAGGCGCTGGAGTCGGCGACGCGCGCCGGACCGGCCTGGTTCGGCTGGCTCGACCGCTATGGTGCGGTCAAGCCCGGTATGGCGGCCGATCTGGTCTTGCTCGACCAGAACCCGCTGCAGGACATCGCAGCAACGCGCGCGATCGATACGGTGGTGATGCGGGGGCAGGTGCACGACCGCGCGGCGCTGGACAAGATGCTCGCCGACACCCGCGCGAAGGTCGCGGCGTGGAAGGGGGAGGCTGCGAAGCCTTAG
- a CDS encoding histidine kinase dimerization/phosphoacceptor domain -containing protein translates to MYMPGQDGLATLEALRALPHCPPIVYVTGSEESRIAVAALKAGADDYVVKSVGEDFFDLLASSFDQVLDRAQLRRGREAAEAELRASNARLEALLKEVNHRVANNLQMIMSFVALQSKSLADAGAREALQKTQQRIATVAQVNRRLYTTNDVEFVAMDDYLEGLAHDLSETWSNGAGVRRVTAAVEPVRVATDKAVALGMIANEWVSNACKYAYAHDHGGEIRLSLRQTGSATIELAVEDDGAGMPDDGVARGTGLGTRLIEALARTHKAAVSYVPVDPSRAQPGTRASIRVDLRPGEIRPAAVPD, encoded by the coding sequence ATGTATATGCCCGGGCAGGACGGCCTTGCGACGCTGGAGGCGCTGCGCGCGCTGCCCCATTGCCCGCCCATCGTCTATGTCACGGGGTCCGAGGAAAGCCGGATCGCGGTCGCGGCACTCAAGGCCGGCGCCGACGATTATGTCGTGAAATCGGTCGGTGAGGATTTCTTCGACCTGCTCGCGTCGAGCTTCGATCAGGTGCTCGACCGCGCGCAGCTCCGCCGGGGCCGTGAAGCTGCCGAGGCCGAGCTACGCGCCAGCAACGCCCGGCTCGAGGCGCTGCTCAAGGAAGTGAACCACCGGGTCGCCAACAACCTCCAGATGATCATGTCGTTCGTTGCGCTGCAGTCGAAAAGCCTCGCCGACGCCGGCGCGCGCGAGGCGCTGCAAAAGACGCAGCAGCGGATCGCGACGGTCGCGCAGGTGAACCGCCGCCTCTATACCACCAACGACGTCGAATTCGTCGCGATGGACGATTATCTCGAAGGACTGGCGCACGACCTGTCCGAAACCTGGTCGAACGGCGCGGGTGTCCGGCGGGTCACCGCTGCGGTCGAACCCGTCCGCGTCGCCACCGACAAGGCGGTGGCGCTGGGCATGATCGCCAACGAGTGGGTCAGCAACGCATGCAAATATGCCTATGCCCACGATCATGGCGGGGAAATCCGCCTGTCGCTGCGCCAGACGGGCAGCGCGACGATCGAGCTGGCGGTCGAGGACGACGGGGCGGGAATGCCGGACGACGGCGTGGCGCGCGGCACCGGGCTCGGCACGCGTCTGATCGAAGCTCTCGCGCGGACGCACAAGGCGGCGGTTTCCTATGTCCCGGTCGACCCGTCGAGAGCGCAGCCCGGCACGCGCGCATCGATCCGCGTCGACCTGCGACCGGGAGAAATCAGGCCGGCGGCGGTGCCGGACTGA
- a CDS encoding nuclear transport factor 2 family protein: MDAARMEIEALEAARARAIAAGDLDRLAAMVTGDYHHVDADGQIRDKAGYLAAIRSAAGRYLDYRLRDNRIEVSGTVAWVHGSFDNKFEAADGSLRCKVARHMRLYRFENGNWRNFYHQGTLIAAAE, from the coding sequence ATGGACGCTGCCCGCATGGAGATCGAGGCCCTCGAAGCCGCCCGCGCCCGGGCGATCGCGGCAGGCGATCTCGATCGGCTCGCCGCGATGGTGACCGGCGACTATCACCATGTCGATGCCGACGGACAGATACGCGACAAGGCAGGCTATCTTGCCGCGATCCGCTCCGCCGCCGGCCGCTATCTCGACTATCGCCTGCGCGACAACCGGATCGAGGTCTCGGGGACCGTCGCCTGGGTGCACGGCAGTTTCGACAACAAGTTCGAAGCGGCGGACGGCTCCCTCAGGTGCAAGGTCGCGCGGCACATGCGCCTCTATCGGTTCGAAAATGGCAATTGGCGCAATTTCTATCATCAGGGCACTTTGATCGCGGCGGCCGAATGA
- a CDS encoding CBU_0592 family membrane protein: MDALGLAIEVIGWSAAVVILVAYVLLSLGKLEARSYLYQWMNVIGAAGFILNSGYNGAIPSAVLNVIWAGIGLFTIGIVWRARRTPLAH, from the coding sequence ATGGACGCGCTGGGACTGGCGATCGAAGTCATCGGCTGGTCGGCCGCGGTGGTGATCCTCGTCGCCTATGTGCTGCTGTCGCTCGGCAAGCTCGAGGCGCGGAGCTATCTCTATCAGTGGATGAACGTGATCGGCGCCGCCGGTTTCATCCTCAACTCGGGCTATAACGGCGCGATCCCGTCCGCCGTGCTCAACGTGATCTGGGCCGGGATCGGCCTTTTCACCATCGGCATCGTCTGGCGCGCACGCCGGACGCCGCTGGCGCACTAG
- a CDS encoding sensor histidine kinase, with the protein MESTRLSSLGRDTRANRLIIVLLAVGFAAMLAAASVAFYVQRQNETDARLVAHTLAVEAGLGAYASAVERMETARRGLILTQNPEFATIMAEAEQRSRAQLDALARLIADNPEQRARVARLRTHLDTYGAHYRKTLGLRGADREALLAGFGTDKGVLEVRASRAVVEAMLNDEFALLRDREQRQQRTQRLFSTLLIVTGLLIVVVAAVTLLLVRRNLVELRTSRLELRRLNDGLEELVEARTGELKRANAEIQRFAYIVSHDLRSPLVNVMGFTAELETARQAITAYLAKGEADGWGAPDPATRLAIEEDLPESIGFIRTSTQKMDRLINAILNLSRQGRRTLAPERLDLTALVEGIVGSLQHRIDETGTDVAVGALPVVVNDRLAVEQILSNLIENALKYLQPGRAGVIGMSGGADLGRAWIAVTDNGRGIEPRDHERVFDLFRRSGQQDQPGEGIGLAHARALAYRLGGTIEIQSEPGVGSTFRLILPLEWQSGEEDA; encoded by the coding sequence ATGGAATCGACCAGACTGTCCTCGCTCGGCCGGGATACGCGCGCGAACCGCCTGATCATCGTGCTGCTCGCGGTGGGCTTTGCGGCGATGCTCGCGGCAGCGAGCGTCGCTTTCTATGTCCAGCGGCAGAATGAGACCGACGCGCGGCTGGTCGCGCACACGCTGGCGGTCGAGGCGGGGCTGGGCGCCTATGCGAGCGCGGTCGAGCGCATGGAGACCGCGCGCCGCGGCCTGATCCTGACCCAGAACCCCGAATTTGCGACGATCATGGCCGAGGCCGAGCAAAGGTCGCGCGCGCAGCTCGACGCGCTGGCGCGGCTGATCGCCGACAATCCGGAGCAGCGGGCGCGGGTGGCGCGGCTGCGTACGCATCTGGACACCTATGGCGCCCATTATCGCAAGACGCTCGGGCTGCGCGGCGCCGACCGCGAGGCGCTGCTCGCCGGGTTCGGGACCGACAAGGGGGTGCTGGAGGTGCGCGCCTCGCGCGCTGTGGTCGAGGCGATGCTGAACGACGAGTTCGCGCTGCTCCGCGACCGCGAGCAGCGGCAGCAGCGGACGCAGCGCTTGTTCAGCACGCTGCTGATCGTCACCGGGCTGCTGATCGTGGTCGTGGCGGCGGTCACGCTGTTGCTGGTGCGGCGCAACCTTGTCGAGCTGCGCACCTCGCGCCTCGAGCTGCGGCGGCTCAACGACGGGCTGGAGGAGCTGGTCGAGGCGCGCACTGGCGAGCTCAAGCGCGCCAATGCCGAGATTCAGCGCTTTGCCTATATCGTCTCGCACGACCTGCGCTCGCCGCTGGTCAATGTGATGGGCTTTACCGCCGAGCTGGAAACGGCGCGGCAGGCGATTACCGCCTATCTCGCCAAGGGCGAGGCCGACGGGTGGGGCGCGCCCGATCCCGCGACGCGGCTGGCGATCGAGGAGGATCTGCCCGAGTCGATCGGCTTCATCCGCACTTCGACACAGAAAATGGACCGGCTGATCAATGCCATCCTCAACCTGTCGCGGCAGGGGCGGCGGACGCTGGCGCCCGAACGGCTCGACCTGACCGCGCTGGTGGAGGGGATCGTCGGCAGCCTGCAGCACCGGATCGACGAAACCGGCACCGATGTCGCGGTCGGCGCGCTGCCGGTGGTGGTCAACGACCGGCTGGCGGTCGAGCAGATATTGTCGAACCTGATCGAAAATGCGCTCAAATATCTGCAACCGGGCCGTGCGGGGGTCATTGGCATGAGCGGCGGTGCCGATCTGGGGCGGGCGTGGATCGCGGTGACCGACAATGGCCGCGGCATCGAACCGCGCGACCATGAACGGGTGTTCGACCTGTTCCGCCGTTCGGGCCAGCAGGACCAGCCGGGCGAGGGGATCGGGCTTGCGCACGCCCGTGCGCTTGCCTATCGCCTCGGCGGTACTATCGAAATCCAGTCCGAACCAGGTGTGGGGTCCACCTTCCGGCTGATCCTGCCACTCGAATGGCAAAGCGGAGAAGAGGATGCCTGA
- a CDS encoding response regulator, which produces MPDQKPVNIVMIEDDEGHARLIEKNIRRAGISNAIHHFLDGTSALEFLYDAAEGPVRNGPALVLLDLNLPDMSGTDILAKLKADDSPLRRTPVVVLTTTDDKVEIQRCYDLGCNVYITKPVNYENFADAIRQLGLFLSVIQVPDPDPA; this is translated from the coding sequence ATGCCTGACCAGAAACCCGTCAATATCGTGATGATCGAGGATGACGAGGGACACGCCCGCCTGATCGAGAAGAATATCCGCCGCGCGGGGATATCGAACGCGATCCATCATTTCCTCGACGGCACGTCGGCGCTGGAATTCCTGTACGACGCGGCGGAGGGGCCGGTGCGCAACGGGCCGGCGCTCGTGCTGCTCGACCTCAACCTGCCCGACATGAGCGGGACCGACATCCTCGCGAAGCTGAAGGCCGACGATAGCCCGCTGCGCCGGACGCCCGTCGTCGTGCTGACGACCACCGACGACAAGGTCGAGATCCAGCGCTGCTACGACCTCGGCTGCAACGTCTATATCACCAAGCCGGTGAACTACGAGAATTTCGCCGACGCGATCCGCCAGCTCGGCCTGTTTCTGTCGGTGATCCAGGTCCCCGATCCCGATCCGGCCTGA
- a CDS encoding TonB-dependent siderophore receptor, whose amino-acid sequence MMKMHRLLTAATSALALFAGALALPAGAIAAEGDAGADDQERKDEIVVYGRGEEDNTLATGLSLSPRQTPQSISVITREQIEDQGAVNIADVLSYTTGVSVKAVDRGRNMLAARGFEISNFQLDGAPFATGNIGLEENSSALYDRVEVIRGANGLMQGLGEPSATINLVRKHADSRLLTGSFEFEAGSWGRMAATGDVTVPLTKDGSVRGRFVAQYYTQESFVDLEKSDGYLFYGVIDADLGDSTRVSIGASYQRDNRDGILWGQLPYWYSDGSRTNWPRSKTTGARWNLWDTVEKTAFLTVEQRLGSDWTLRGDVSYHQQFEESKLLWTDGYPDPVTGAGINPWAYWYESKPEQWHGSATVKGGFDLFGQRHELIVGGMYSHLKTGWTNRDPDAASVAPIKDFNEWDGNVYPEPTWGPRYDMSGIGTTEQYAVYGATRLQLGARLKLIAGGRLSWYKRSEDVALYTPEAYTIRHNHRFTPYAGLVFDVTDNLSAYASYTSIFNPQTAKDRNGDYLPPLEGANYEAGLKGEWLGGRLRASAAVFRIEQDNFAVVDFPHKVPGTEDPAFRPAMGTVSKGYEAELAGEILPGWDLNLGWSEFSARDIDGLAVQAHHPRRVLRMATRYDFGGALDGLSLGGSLRWESTPPKTAPNPATKEDVAVGQPAYLLVNAMARYALGEHVELQVNVNNLFDKRYFNNNLWFDGYVYGEPRNVRATIRFGF is encoded by the coding sequence ATGATGAAAATGCATCGCTTGCTGACCGCTGCGACGAGCGCGCTGGCGCTTTTTGCAGGCGCACTGGCCCTCCCGGCAGGCGCGATCGCGGCCGAAGGCGATGCGGGTGCGGACGATCAGGAGCGCAAGGACGAGATCGTCGTCTATGGCCGCGGCGAAGAGGACAACACGCTGGCCACCGGCCTGTCGCTGTCGCCGCGCCAGACGCCGCAGTCGATCAGCGTCATCACCCGCGAGCAGATCGAGGATCAGGGCGCGGTCAATATCGCCGACGTGCTTTCCTATACCACCGGCGTCTCGGTCAAAGCGGTCGACCGCGGCCGCAACATGCTGGCGGCGCGCGGTTTCGAGATCAGCAATTTCCAGCTCGATGGCGCGCCCTTTGCCACCGGCAATATCGGGCTCGAGGAAAACAGCAGCGCGCTGTACGACCGGGTCGAGGTGATCCGCGGCGCCAACGGCCTGATGCAGGGGCTGGGCGAGCCGTCGGCGACGATCAACCTCGTCCGCAAGCACGCGGACTCGCGTTTGCTGACCGGCAGCTTCGAGTTTGAGGCGGGATCGTGGGGGCGAATGGCGGCGACCGGCGACGTCACGGTGCCGCTGACCAAGGACGGGTCGGTGCGCGGCCGCTTCGTCGCGCAATATTATACGCAGGAGAGCTTCGTCGACCTCGAGAAGAGCGACGGTTACCTCTTCTATGGCGTGATCGACGCCGATCTGGGCGACAGCACGCGCGTCAGCATCGGCGCGAGTTACCAGCGCGACAATCGCGACGGGATTTTGTGGGGGCAGCTTCCCTACTGGTACAGCGACGGGTCGCGCACCAACTGGCCGCGGTCGAAGACGACCGGCGCACGGTGGAACCTGTGGGATACGGTCGAAAAGACGGCCTTTCTGACGGTCGAGCAGCGCCTGGGCAGCGACTGGACGCTGCGCGGCGACGTCAGCTATCACCAGCAGTTCGAAGAATCGAAGCTGCTGTGGACCGACGGCTATCCCGATCCGGTTACCGGCGCGGGGATCAATCCCTGGGCCTATTGGTACGAAAGCAAGCCCGAGCAGTGGCACGGCAGCGCGACGGTGAAGGGCGGGTTCGACCTATTCGGGCAGCGCCACGAACTGATCGTCGGCGGCATGTACAGCCATCTGAAAACCGGCTGGACCAACCGCGATCCCGACGCCGCCAGCGTCGCGCCGATCAAGGATTTCAACGAATGGGACGGCAATGTCTATCCCGAGCCGACGTGGGGTCCGCGCTATGACATGAGCGGGATCGGCACGACCGAACAATATGCGGTCTATGGCGCGACGCGGCTGCAACTCGGCGCGCGGCTGAAGCTGATCGCGGGCGGACGGTTGAGCTGGTACAAGCGGAGCGAAGATGTCGCCCTCTATACGCCCGAGGCCTATACGATCCGCCACAACCACCGCTTCACCCCCTATGCGGGGCTGGTGTTCGACGTGACCGACAATCTGTCGGCCTATGCAAGCTATACCAGCATCTTCAACCCGCAGACGGCCAAGGACCGCAACGGCGATTACCTGCCGCCGCTGGAAGGCGCCAATTATGAGGCGGGGCTGAAGGGCGAATGGCTGGGCGGTCGGCTGCGCGCCTCGGCGGCGGTGTTCCGCATCGAGCAGGACAATTTCGCGGTGGTGGATTTCCCGCATAAGGTTCCCGGCACAGAGGACCCCGCCTTCCGTCCCGCGATGGGCACGGTGTCGAAGGGCTATGAGGCCGAACTGGCGGGCGAGATCCTGCCCGGCTGGGATCTCAACCTCGGGTGGAGCGAATTTTCGGCGCGCGATATCGACGGCCTTGCAGTGCAGGCGCACCATCCGCGGCGGGTGCTGCGCATGGCGACGCGCTATGACTTCGGCGGGGCGCTCGACGGGCTGAGCCTCGGCGGCTCGCTGCGCTGGGAAAGCACCCCGCCGAAGACCGCGCCCAATCCGGCGACAAAGGAAGATGT
- the acnA gene encoding aconitate hydratase AcnA, whose protein sequence is MTTTGNDTLATRSTLSVGGKNYAYYSLDKAAAKLGDVSRLPFSMKVLLENLLRFEDGGFTVSTDDVQALVDWQKDPHSNREIQYRPARVLLQDFTGVPCVVDLAAMRDAIAKLGGDTTKINPLVPVHLVIDHSVMVDEFGTPKAFEQNVEIEYYRNGERYDFLKWGSKSLSNFKAVPPGTGICHQVNLEHIAQAVWSSDDGAGETVAYPDTCVGTDSHTTMINGLGVLGWGVGGIEAEAAMLGQPVSMLIPEVVGFKFTGTLKEGVTATDLVLTATQMLRAKGVVGRFVEYFGPGLASLSLADRATLANMAPEYGATCGFFGVDDKTLDYMRLTGRSEENIALVEAYAKAQGLWIVEGAADPVFTDTLELDLGTVVPSLAGPKRPQDRVSLPEVDDVFNADMAKVYNKTQERVAVEGKDFDIGDGDVTIAAITSCTNTSNPGVLVAAGLVAKKADAFGLKPKPWVKTSLAPGSQVVTDYLEKAGLQKHLDNIGFNLVGYGCTTCIGNSGPLAEPISKAINENGLVAAAVISGNRNFEGRVSPDVRANFLASPPLVVAYALKGTVIEDFTTTPIGQAGDGQDVFLKDIWPTNQEVADVMAGALDRGMFEARYANVYKGDEHWQKISVEGSDTYQWRAGSTYVANPPYFEGMTMTPAPVSDIVDAKPLAILGDSITTDHISPAGSIKADSPAGKWLMEHQVSKADFNSYGARRGHHDVMMRGTFANIRIKNEMVPGIEGGMSRYGEEVMPIYDAAMRHKADGTPLVVIAGKEYGTGSSRDWAAKGTNLLGVRAVIVESFERIHRSNLVGMGVLPLQFLEGDTRETLGLTGDDTFTITGVADLKPRQTVTVNVTRADGSTFSFDTLCRIDTANEVEYYMNGGILHYVLRKLAA, encoded by the coding sequence ATGACGACCACGGGCAACGACACGCTGGCTACCCGCTCGACGCTGAGCGTCGGCGGCAAGAATTACGCCTACTACTCGCTCGACAAGGCCGCGGCGAAGCTCGGCGACGTGTCGCGCCTGCCCTTTTCGATGAAGGTGCTGCTCGAAAATCTGCTGCGCTTCGAGGATGGCGGCTTCACCGTCTCCACGGACGACGTGCAGGCGCTGGTCGACTGGCAGAAGGACCCGCATTCGAACCGCGAGATCCAGTATCGCCCGGCGCGCGTGCTGCTGCAGGATTTCACCGGCGTTCCCTGCGTGGTCGACCTCGCTGCGATGCGCGACGCGATTGCCAAGCTCGGCGGCGACACGACGAAGATCAACCCGCTCGTCCCCGTCCACCTCGTCATCGACCACTCGGTCATGGTCGACGAATTCGGCACCCCGAAGGCGTTCGAGCAGAATGTCGAGATCGAATATTATCGCAACGGCGAGCGCTACGACTTCCTGAAATGGGGATCGAAGTCGCTGTCGAACTTCAAGGCGGTGCCTCCGGGCACCGGCATCTGCCACCAGGTCAACCTCGAACATATCGCGCAGGCGGTGTGGTCGAGCGACGACGGCGCGGGTGAGACCGTCGCCTATCCCGACACCTGCGTCGGCACCGACAGCCACACGACGATGATCAACGGCCTTGGCGTGCTCGGCTGGGGCGTCGGCGGGATCGAGGCCGAGGCCGCGATGCTCGGCCAGCCGGTCAGCATGCTGATCCCCGAAGTCGTCGGCTTCAAATTCACCGGAACGCTGAAGGAAGGCGTCACCGCGACCGACCTCGTGCTCACCGCGACGCAGATGCTGCGCGCCAAGGGCGTCGTCGGCCGCTTCGTCGAATATTTCGGCCCCGGTCTCGCCTCGCTCAGCCTCGCCGACCGCGCGACGCTCGCCAACATGGCGCCCGAATATGGCGCGACCTGCGGCTTCTTCGGCGTCGATGACAAGACGCTCGATTATATGCGCCTGACCGGCCGGTCGGAAGAGAATATCGCGCTGGTCGAGGCCTATGCCAAGGCGCAGGGCTTGTGGATTGTCGAGGGCGCGGCAGACCCCGTGTTCACCGACACGCTCGAACTCGATCTTGGCACCGTCGTCCCGTCGCTCGCCGGGCCGAAGCGTCCGCAGGACCGCGTCTCGCTCCCCGAAGTCGACGATGTGTTCAACGCCGACATGGCAAAGGTCTATAACAAGACGCAGGAACGCGTCGCCGTTGAGGGCAAGGATTTCGACATCGGCGACGGCGACGTCACCATCGCCGCGATCACCAGCTGCACCAACACCTCGAACCCCGGCGTGCTCGTCGCCGCGGGGCTCGTCGCGAAAAAGGCAGACGCCTTCGGGCTGAAGCCCAAGCCGTGGGTCAAGACCTCGCTCGCCCCGGGATCGCAGGTGGTCACCGACTATCTCGAAAAGGCCGGACTGCAGAAGCATCTCGACAATATCGGCTTCAACCTCGTCGGTTATGGCTGCACGACCTGCATCGGCAATTCGGGGCCGCTGGCGGAGCCGATTTCGAAGGCGATCAACGAGAACGGCCTCGTCGCCGCAGCCGTCATCTCGGGCAACCGCAACTTCGAAGGCCGCGTGTCGCCCGACGTGCGGGCCAACTTCCTCGCCTCGCCGCCGCTCGTCGTCGCCTATGCGCTCAAGGGCACGGTGATCGAGGATTTCACCACCACCCCGATCGGGCAGGCCGGGGACGGTCAGGATGTCTTCCTCAAGGATATCTGGCCGACCAACCAGGAGGTCGCCGACGTGATGGCCGGGGCGCTCGACCGCGGCATGTTCGAGGCGCGCTACGCCAATGTCTACAAGGGCGACGAGCACTGGCAGAAGATTTCGGTCGAAGGCTCGGACACCTATCAGTGGCGCGCCGGCTCGACCTATGTCGCCAACCCGCCGTACTTCGAGGGCATGACGATGACTCCGGCGCCGGTGTCGGACATCGTCGACGCCAAACCGCTCGCGATCCTCGGCGACAGCATCACCACCGACCACATCAGCCCCGCAGGCTCGATCAAGGCGGACTCGCCGGCCGGAAAATGGCTGATGGAACATCAGGTTAGCAAGGCCGACTTCAACAGCTACGGCGCCCGCCGCGGCCACCACGACGTCATGATGCGCGGCACCTTCGCCAACATCCGCATCAAGAACGAAATGGTCCCAGGCATCGAAGGCGGCATGTCGCGTTACGGCGAAGAGGTCATGCCGATCTATGACGCCGCGATGCGCCACAAGGCCGACGGCACACCGCTGGTGGTCATCGCCGGCAAGGAATATGGCACCGGCTCGTCGCGCGACTGGGCGGCGAAGGGCACCAACCTGCTCGGCGTCCGCGCCGTGATCGTCGAAAGCTTCGAGCGTATCCACCGCTCGAACCTCGTCGGCATGGGCGTGCTGCCGCTGCAGTTTCTCGAAGGTGACACGCGCGAAACGCTGGGCCTGACCGGCGACGACACCTTCACCATCACCGGCGTCGCGGATCTGAAGCCGCGCCAGACGGTCACGGTAAACGTCACCCGCGCCGACGGCTCGACCTTCAGCTTCGACACGCTCTGCCGCATCGATACGGCGAACGAGGTCGAATATTATATGAACGGCGGCATCCTGCACTACGTGCTGCGCAAGCTCGCGGCGTAA
- a CDS encoding ribosomal protein L7/L12: protein MIGKLLFLAAGLLIGLLLARFLRGGGRRDLTAPPPARPPMPRIGEARIDDARIDDEEIRELIRQNRKIEAIKRLRDQTGLGLKEAKDAVEAIEARMPR from the coding sequence ATGATTGGCAAATTGCTTTTCCTCGCCGCCGGCCTGCTGATCGGGCTGCTCCTCGCGCGCTTCCTGCGCGGCGGCGGGCGCCGCGACCTCACCGCACCGCCGCCGGCGCGCCCGCCGATGCCGCGCATCGGCGAAGCACGGATCGACGATGCCCGGATCGACGACGAGGAAATCCGCGAATTGATCCGTCAGAACCGCAAGATCGAGGCGATCAAGCGGCTCCGCGACCAGACCGGCCTCGGTCTCAAGGAAGCGAAAGACGCGGTCGAGGCGATCGAAGCCCGGATGCCGCGCTAG